Below is a window of Acidobacteriota bacterium DNA.
ATTGCAAGAAATCGGGCGTTCCAGCTTTGTCAGGGCGAGTTCATTCAATGGCTAGATGCGGACGATCTGCTTGCCTCGGACAAAATCGCATCACAAATGAAAGTGTCGGGTGAGCAGTCCGGCAACAAGAGGCTGTTCTCCTGTGCATGGGGATACTTTATGTACCGGGCGTGCCGGGCGCGATTCAGCCCAACGCCGCTATGGACTAATCTCTCCCCGTTGGAATGGCTGGTGCGCAAGTGGGAAAATAACGCTCACATGAATCCGGCGACCTGGCTCGCCAGTCGTGAACTAACCGAGGCGGCAGGACCGTGGGATGCGCGACTGATAACCGGGGAAGACGGGGAGTATTTCTGCCGCGTTATCATCGCAAGCGATGGGACCTGCTTCGTGCCAGAAGCCAGAGTATTTTATCGGACAACCGCTTCCAGTTCAAGTTACATAGGGCGCTCCAACAGAAAAATGGAATCGCAGTTTCTCGGGATGCAATTAGAAATCGCTCATCTTCTTTCCTTGAACGACAGCGCCCGGACCAGAGCTGCGTGTGTGAAG
It encodes the following:
- a CDS encoding glycosyl transferase family 2, which gives rise to MTPLVSILIPAYNAERWIADTIRSALAQTWPRKEIIIVDDGSRDRTLSITRQFASKDVHVITQENQGGSIARNRAFQLCQGEFIQWLDADDLLASDKIASQMKVSGEQSGNKRLFSCAWGYFMYRACRARFSPTPLWTNLSPLEWLVRKWENNAHMNPATWLASRELTEAAGPWDARLITGEDGEYFCRVIIASDGTCFVPEARVFYRTTASSSSYIGRSNRKMESQFLGMQLEIAHLLSLNDSARTRAACVK